The DNA segment TTTGATGATGAAGCGGACAAGCTAAAGGATATTGATTTTCTCGCTCAAGGGACCCTTTATACAGATATTATCGAGAGTGGTACTGAAACGGCCCAGACCATCAAATCCCACCATAATGTGGGCGGGTTGCCTGAGGATATGCAGTTCAAGTTAATCGAACCTTTGAACACGCTATTTAAAGATGAAGTGCGTGCCCTTGGAACAGAGCTTGGAGTTCCTGACCATATTGTGTGGAGACAACCGTTCCCTGGTCCAGGCCTTGCGATTCGAATCCTTGGCGATGTAACGGAAGATAAACTTGAAATCGTCCGCGAATCGGATGCAGTTTTGCGTGATGAAGTAAAAAATGCCGGGTTAGATAGAGATATTTGGCAATACTTTACCGTACTCCCGAACATCAAGTCGGTTGGGGTGATGGGGGATGAACGGACTTACGATCATACCATTGGCATTCGTGCTGTCACATCGATTGATGGGATGACATCAGATTGGGCGCGTATCCCGTGGGACGTATTAGAGAAGATTTCTACACGGATTGTCAACGAAGTCGATCATATTAATCGCGTCGTTTATGATGTGACAAGTAAGCCGCCGGCAACGATTGAATGGGAATAATCGAATATTACTCTTTTTAAAGTTCGGTAATATTCCGATTTTTGGTTGGCGGAAGACCTCAACCCCTGTATGATAAGAAAACAATAAGTGAATAGAGCTGTCGTATAATTTTGGGGATAAGGCCCATAAGTTTCTACCGGACTACCGTAAATGGTCTGACTACGTCAAGGATGCTGCCACACGTTTATTTTACGCGCTGGTCCATTCCCTAGTAGATTCGTAGAAACACTCTTGGCTTTATGGCCAGGAGTGTTTTTTGGTAGAAAAGCGAAAGTAGCCTCGATATATGCTCGGGATTTCAATTATATGCACGACTTTAGCCAAGATATGCGTATTGCATTCAAACAACTTAGAAAAACAAACATGAGTGGACAAGGGGAGGAACACAGCAATGAAGAAATATTTTAAATTTAAGGAAGCAGGAACAAACTACCGGACGGAATTTTTAGCTGGGATGACAACATTCCTGGCAATGGCCTACATCTTATTCGTCAACCCGTCAACATTAGCGCTTGTTGGTGTCGAGGAACTACCAGAAGGCGTGACGCGCATGGACCAGGGGGCTGTATTTACGGCGACAGCCATCGCTGGTGCTGTTGGAACATTGATAATGGGGGTGTTGGCTAAATATCCGATCGCCCTAGCCCCGGGAATTGGCTTGAGCGCTTTCTTTGCCTATACAGTGGTCCTGACTTACGGCATTCCTTGGGAAACAGCCTTAGCTGGTGTACTAGCATCTGGCCTTATTTTTATCGTATTAACAGTCACAGGCTTACGCGAAATGATTATCAATGCCATTCCAGCCAACTTAAAACTGGCAGTTGGTGCTGGAATAGGCTTGTTTATTGCTTTTATTGGTTTTCAAAATGCCGGCATCGTCGAAAACAGTGACGCGACATTAGTGACACTTGGCGATCTAACAGAGCCCACAACCCTGCTTGCTATTTTCGGAATTATTGTATCTATTATCTTCTTATCGCTTGATGTAAAGGGGGGGATTTTTTACGGAATGATCCTGACCGTAATTGCTGGAATGGTGACAGGCCTCATCACACCGCCTTCCTCCCTCGGCGAAGTTGTCGGCCCTGCGCCTAGTTTAGCCCCGACCTTTGGCGCAGCTTTCACACACTTTGGTGATATTTTCACTGTGCAAATGCTTGTCGTCATCTTAACGTTCCTATTTGTGGATTTCTTCGACACAGCCGGAACGCTTGTAGCTGTGGCGACCCAGGGAGGGTTAATGAAAGACAATAAACTCCCACGTGCGGGAAGAGCCTTATTCTCTGATTCAGCGGCTACAGTCGTAGGATCCGTTGTCGGAACATCGACGACGACCTCTTACATCGAATCAACTGCCGGCGTAGGGGCGGGTGGACGAACAGGCTTTGCATCTGTAGTTACAGCAGGTTTTTTCCTATTAGCTCTGTTCTTTTCACCCTTACTAACTGTTTTCACACAGGAAGTCACAGCACCTGCCTTGATCATCGTAGGCGTACTCATGGCATCCACTTTGAAAAATATCGATTGGGATGAGTTTGAAATCGCTGTTCCTGCCTTCTTCACAATTGCAGCTATGCCGCTTACGTACAGCATCGCGACGGGAATTGCGATTGGCTTTATCTTTTATCCTATTACTATGTTGTTAAAAGGGCGTAAAAAAGACGTTCATCCAATCATGTATCTGCTTTTCGTGATTTTTATCTTGTACTTTATGTTCCTAGCCTAAACGCTATTCTAAGCAGAGCAACAACTGTGATGAGGGCCGCCGGCTTTCATGATTGCACCAAATTGGGGTAATTGCATATTTCAAATTCACTCGTCCTCGAGGTGCCGAATTCGAATCGGCTTATGTTTTGTTGAGTCCGAAATGAAGCGGTGAAGCTGAATGATTAATAAGCCATGTTTATAGGTGGCATCAATTTTGTCACTTCTCACAGGGAAAGGGAGTTCAATGCTGCGCTCAAAGGTTCCCGTCGCAATTTCGGATTTGAGCTGATGACCGCCGCGATGATTAATTTCGATTTTTCCCGTTAATATCAGGGTGGCGTGTTCAACGACTACATCAACGTTTCTTGGGTGACTCATGCCGGGAACGTTAACCATACAAAGTAATTCATTGTCATATTGATAGAGATTGATTTGAGGAATGGAGGGTTTCATAAACCCTTCGAAATCTCCGAAGAAATCTTTTCCGAAGAACTGGTCGATGTTATTTTTCCAATCATTGAATTGGTTCATTCTTACATCATCTCACTTTCGACAAATGTTTTTAAAAAATCTTATTGTGCCACGAATAGCAGATGGTATATAGTTTATGCATGATTGATCTTTTGGGTGAAGTGGAAGGCGAAAACGCTATGTTCAGATGTAGGTTTCTGTAGGTGTTGCAGCTGGTCAGTTCCCCAGTACAGGAGGAATACATGCATGCTGGATAATACTTTGGTGATGGTCACCATCATTTTAGTCGTTAACATCGTTTACGTTTCGTTTTTCACGCTTCGGATGATTTTTACATTGAAGGGCCAGCGTTATTTCGCAGCATTTATCAGTATGTTTGAAATCGTTGTCTACATTGTAGGTTTAGGGCTGGTGCTTGATAATCTTGATCAAATAGAAAATGTCATTGCTTACGCTGTTGGTTATGGAATGGGTGTTGTCGTTGGTATGAAGATTGAAGAGAAGTTGGCGCTTGGTTATACGACGGTGAATGTTATTTCTTCTGACCCTGATATCGAATTTACGAAGATGCTTCGTGATAAGGGGTATGGGGTAACAAGCTGGTATGCTTATGGAATGGAAGGCGACAGGCTGGCGATGCAAATTTTGACTCCAAGAAAGTATGAGTTAAAGTTATATGAAACGATTAAAACCATTGACCCTAAAGCCTTCATTATTGCCTATGAACCAAAGCAGATTCATGGCGGGTTCTGGGTGAAGCAGGTGAAGAAGGGAAGGTTACGTAATGGCCAAGAAAAACAGCAAGAAGCGCTTTGAAGTGCGTGAAAATGAAACGATTGATCAGTGTTTAGAGCGAATGGAAAGTGAAGGATACACCCCGATACGCCGTGCAGAAGAACCTGTCTTTCGGGAGGTTGTTCAAAATGGTGAAAAAACTGTGGAACCTGTAGGGAAAGTGGTTGTTTTTCATGGAGTCAAGCAGTGAAAACCGAACATTTTTATCTATATCAATTTAAAATGTTCGTTATCTGCATTGACAGATACAATTGAATATTGCTATGATTGAGTCAGAAACTGCATAGAAGAACCTCATATAAGACGGGAATATGGCCCGTACGTTTCTACCCGGATACCGTAAATTTCCGGACTATGAGGGGAGATCAAGCATTCACCTTCTGAACATACGTATGCCTGTTTATCTCTCCTCATTAGAGGGAGATAAGCAGGCTTTTTTACTACGTAAAGAGGAAGATCCCCTAGTAGAGGCGTTCAAAAAAGTTCGACTAAGCAATCTTTTTATTGAAAAGAGGGATTACATGGTTAAAGTAGGAGTCATCATGGGGAGTATCTCTGACTGGTCGACAATGCAAGAAGCTTGTAAAATACTGGATGACCTGAGGTTGGATTATGAAACGGAGATCATTTCTGCGCATCGAACACCTGAGGATATGTTCACTTACGCGGAGGAAGCAAGAGGAAAGGGAATCAAGGTGATTATAGCGGGCGCGGGGGGCGCGGCGCACCTGCCGGGGATGGTAGCAGCTAAAACTACGCTGCCTGTCATCGGGGTCCCTGTTCAATCTAAGGCATTAGATGGGCTTGATTCTTTACTTTCGATTGTACAGATGCCTGGCGGTGTTCCTGTCGCCACCGTTGCCATTGGTTCAGCGGGAGCGAAAAACGCTGGGATTCTAGCAGCAGAAATGGTCGGAGCTTTTAATGATGAAATAGCCGTACGACTTACTGAATACCGTGGGCAAATGAAAGAAAAGGTGACTGATATGAGGAGGGAGTTACGTGAGCAATAACGTAGTACGACCAGGTGGAACGATCGGAATTCTTGGTGGTGGTCAACTGGGAAGAATGATGGCCGTAGCCGCCAAGCATATGGGGTATCGCATTGCTGTACTTGATCCGACAGAGGACTGCCCATGTGCACAGGTGGCTGATAATCACATCGTTGCAGACTATGATGATCCAAAAGCGGCTGAGAGATTAAGTGAACTTAGCGATGTGATTACGTATGAGTTTGAAAATGTGGATCTTGAAGTTGCTCGTCTTTTTGAACAAGCCGAAAAGCTTCCTCAAGGTGCTTATTCCTTAGAGGTGACACAAAACCGTGCTGAAGAAAAGCAGATTGCTGTCGAGGCAGGGCTGCCTGTGGCGAAATATGAAATTGTTCAAACGTTTGATCAATTTAAAAAAGCGATGGAAACGATCGGATTTCCGGCTGTGATTAAGACAGTCAGTGGCGGTTATGACGGCAAAGGCCAGCTTCCCGTCGGAAAAGAAGAGGATTTTGATGAGGTAGAAACGTTTATCAAAGATGGCGGAACCTATATCGTTGAACAGTGGATCACATTTGATCTGGAAATCTCACAAATTTTCACGAGAAGTCAGGACGGAGATATTGTCTATTTCCCTGTAGCGGAGAATCTTCATAAGAATCATATTTTACACGAGACGAGAGTCCCGGCGGCGGTTTCGGATAAGGTCACTAAAAAAGCGCAGGACGCTGTAAAAGCCTTGGCGGAAAAAGTCAACATTGTCGGCACGTTTGCTGTAGAAATGTTCGTCCAAGGTAAGGATGTATACATTAATGAAATGGCGCCAAGGCCCCATAACTCAGGACATTATACGATCGAAGCTTGCAGTGTTTCTCAATTTGAACAGCATGTACGAGCGATTTGCGGCTTGCCGCTGTTGCCGATTCATTCGTTTCCAGCTGCAGTGATGATTAATGTACTCGGTAAACACCAGGATATTTTGCATAGCAGACTGGAGAATTACTCAGGATTTCACCTCCATGACTATGGCAAAAGTGAGGCAAGAACGAACCGAAAGATGGGACATATCACGTTTATCGGAAATAGTTTAAAAGAAATTGATAAGCAAATAAAGTACAACCAAATTCATATGTGGTAAGTGACGAGGAGGAAGACGATGATAGAACGTTATACAAGACCTGAAATGGGTTCGATTTGGACCGAAGAAAATAGATACCAAGCTTGGCTTGAAGTGGAACTGCTAGCTTGTGAAGCTTGGAGTGAGCTTGGAGTGATTCCTAAAGAAGATGTGGCTAAATTACGTGAAAAGGCATCCTTCGATATTGAACGCATTCACGATATTGAGGCAGAGACACGTCATGATGTTGTTGCCTTCACGCGAGCTGTATCTGAAACAGTTGGGGAAGAGCGCAAGTGGGTGCATTACGGCTTAACGTCAACAGACGTGGTGGATACAGCACTTTCTTATCAACTCAAGCAAGCCAATGAAATTATTCGTAAGGACCTGGTTGCGTTTATCGATATTTTGGCCGATAAGGCTGTAGAACATAAACACACAGTAATGATGGGGCGCACCCATGGTGTACACGCTGAGCCAACGACTTTTGGGTTAAAACTAGCACTCTATCATGAAGAAATGAAACGGAATCTCGAACGCTTGGATTTAGCTATCAAACATATTGAGGTTGGCAAACTATCAGGAGCAGTTGGAACATACGCCAATATCGATCCGTTTGTGGAAGAGTATGTTTGCGACAAACTTGGTCTTGCAGCAGCTCCTGTATCGACACAGACATTGCAGCGTGATCGTCATGCGCATTATGTATCAACACTCGCGTTAATTGCCGCTTCTATTGAAAAAATCGCTGTCGAGATTCGCGGACTGCAAAAGACGGAAACACGTGAAGTTGAGGAATTTTTTGCAAAAGGTCAAAAAGGGTCTTCAGCGATGCCGCATAAGCGAAACCCGATTGGCTCTGAGAATATGACAGGGATGGCTCGCGTGCTGCGCGGTGAAATGCTGACTGCTTTTGAAAATGTTCCGTTATGGCATGAACGCGATATTTCCCACTCTTCAGCGGAGCGTGTGATTTTACCTGATGCTACAATTGCGATCAATTATATGCTCAATCGCTTCGGAAACATTGTGAAAAATTTAACCGTTTTTCCTGACCGAATGCAAGAGAATATGGAAAAAACGTACGGCTTAATTTTCTCCCAGCGTGTATTGCTAACGCTGATTGATGAAGGCATGGTTCGCGAAGAAGCGTACGATCTCGTGCAGCCAAAAGCGATGGAAGCATGGGAACGTGGGGTTCCATTCCGCGACTTAATTGAAGCAGATGACAAGGTTACATCCACTCTGTCCGAACAACAAATCAATGCATGCTTTGACTACAAGCACCACCTGAAAAATGTCGATCGCATCTTCGACCGTATCGGCTTGTAACGTACCATAATATGGATGACCAGGTCATCCATAAAATCCCAAGTGAGGTGTTCGTGATGAAGGGTTCTCTTTTGTATGAAGGCAAGGCGAAGCGAGTTTACCATGTTGAGGGTCAGCCTGAGCAGCTAATTTTATCTTATAAGAACGATGCAACCGCATTTAATGGTAAGAAGAAAGATCAATTTGAAGGCAAAGGACGCCTTAATAATTTGATTACCTCGAAAATCTTTGACTATTTGAAGCAACGCAACATCCCTTCCCATTTTATTGAAGAACTTAATGATACAGAGCAGCTGGTAGCTAAAACGACGATTATTCCTCTTGAAGTTGTCGTCCGTAACATTGCTGCCGGAAGCATTACACGTAGACTTGGCATCCAAGAAAAAGAGCGATTCAATCCGCCGCTTATAGAACTTTTTTATAAAAAAGACGAATTAGATGACCCGATCATTAATGATCAGCATGCCTATCATTTAACGGATGTAAACAAGGCAGAGCTTGATTCTATAAAAGATAAAGCACTGGAAGTAAATGCACTTCTAGCGAATCTATTTAAGCAAACGGGTCTTGACTTAGTTGATTTTAAATTAGAATTTGGCCGGCTTGCTGATGGAACGATCGTCTTAGCCGATGAGATTTCACCAGATACGTGCCGTCTGTGGGACGATAAAACGGGTGAGAAGATGGACAAAGATGTATTCCGCGAAAATCTTGGAGACTTAATTTCGGTTTATAAGATTATTTTACAACGACTGGAGGAGCACACATGCGCAAAGTAAAGATTTACATCACTCTTAAAGAAGGTGTCCTTGACCCCCAAGGAAAGGCTGTTCAGCATTCTCTTCATTCACTCGAATACACAAATGTCGGGGATGTAAGAATCGGAAAATACATGGAAGTCATGATCGAAGACCACGGCGATATTGAGCAGCAAGTTGAGAAAATGTGTGATCAGCTGCTCGCAAATCCTGTCATTGAGAATTACTCGTACACGATCGAGGAGGTTGTCTAAGTGAAGTTTGCTGTCGTTGTTTTTCCAGGATCGAATTGTGATCGGGACATGGCCTTTGCTATTACGGAAGCCTTAGGGGAAGAAGCAGACTTAGTTTGGTATCAGGAAGCAGACCTTTCAAGCTACGACGGGATTCTCTTACCAGGTGGGTTCTCTTATGGAGACTACTTGCGTTCTGGAGCGATCGCCTCAACTTCAGGTGTGATTGAACAAATTCGTCAAGCAGCTGAAAAGGGTAAACCTATACTTGGTGTATGTAATGGGTTTCAAGTGCTGCTCGAAATGGGCTTGCTTCCAGGTGCGATGCTGCCTAACCAAAACCTTAAATTCATGTGTCACCATGAAACACTTCGAGTTGAAAATAATCAAACACTCTTTACTGATTTTTATAAGGAAAAAGAAGAAATCCAGATACCAATAGCCCATGGTGATGGAAATTACTACTGTGATGAATCAACCTATCAAACGTTAAAGGCAAACAAGCAAATCGCTTTTACCTACCAAACGAACCCGAATGGCTCTATTGCAGATATTGCCGGAATTATAAACGAACAAGGAAATGTTCTGGGGATGATGCCACACCCTGAACGTGCCGTCGATGCTTTACTTGGAAGCAAGGACGGATTGCGTCTATTTCAATCGATCTTGACACACTGGAGGAATAACCATGCCATCAATGCTTGAGATTAGCCCAGAACAAATTGAACAGCAGCAATTATACCGTGAAATGGGATTAAGTGATCAGGAGTTTCGAGCGATTACAAGTATCTTAGGACGTCGTCCAAACTACACAGAAACAGGTCTATTCTCTGTCATGTGGTCAGAACATTGCAGCTACAAGAATTCTAAACCTTTACTGAAAAAGTTCCCAACAAAGGGACGGCATGTTCTCCAAGGACCAGGAGAAGGGGCAGGAATCATTGATATTGGCGACGACCAGGCTGTCGTGTTTAAAGTGGAAAGCCATAACCACCCTTCAGCCGTTGAGCCTTATCAAGGGGCAGCAACGGGTGTCGGCGGTATTCTGCGTGACGTCTTTTCGATGGGAGCACGACCGATTGCCTTATTAAACTCACTAAGGTTTGGTTCTTTGAAACAGCCACGCGTGAAATATTTGTTTGAGGAAGTCGTTCGTGGCATAGCTGGTTATGGAAATTGTGTCGGAGTTCCAACAGTGGGTGGAGAGGTACAATTTGATAATGCCTATAATGGTAATCCACTGGTTAATGCGATGTGTGTCGGCTTGATTGATCATAAGGATATTCAAAAGGGAATAGCGGCTGGTATCGGAAATACGGTTATGTACGTGGGAGCCAAAACAGGGCGTGACGGGATTCATGGTGCCACTTTTGCTTCTGAGGAGCTGTCTGAAGCCTCTGAGGAGAAACGTCCATCCGTTCAAGTCGGCGATCCTTTTATGGAAAAACTGTTAATCGAAGCTTGTTTAGAAGTGATTCATCATGACGCCCTCGTCGGTATTCAGGACATGGGGGCAGCCGGCCTTACGTCATCTGCAAGTGAGATGGCTAGTAAAGCAGGAACCGGAATGCTGATGAATATGGACTTAATTCCACAGCGCGAAGAGAACATGACAGCCTATGAAATGATGCTGTCTGAATCACAAGAACGAATGCTTTTGGTCGTAGAAAAAGGACGCGAGGATGAAATTGCTGACGTGTTCCGTAAGTATGATTTAGAGGCTGTATCTGTTGGTGAAGTGACCGACGATAAGCGCTTCCGCCTTGAACACTACGGGGAGACTGTTGCAGATGTACCTGTTGATTCGTTAGCAGAGGATGCTCCTGTCTATCATCAGCCCTCAGCAGTTCCAGCTTATTATAAAGAGTACCAGGAAATGGACAGCTACCTGCCGACAGTTACGAATTACGGCGAAACGCTAGCGGATCTCCTTCAGCAGCCGACGATAGCAAGTAAAGAATGGGTGTACGACCAATATGATTACATGGTTCAGACGAATACAGTAGTCAGCCCAGGTTCGGATGCAGCAGTTGTCCGCGTACGTGGAACAGATAAGGCGCTTGCTATGACAACCGATTGCAACTCTCGCTATATTTATCTTGATCCAGAGGTGGGCGGAAAAATTGCTGTCGCTGAAGCGGCACGTAATATCGTATGTTCCGGAGGACGACCGCTTGGATTGACGGATGGCCTCAATTTTGGCTCACCAGAAAACCCAGAGATCTTCTGGCAAATGGAAAAAAGCGTGGAGGGGATGAGTAGGGCTTGTACCGTACTTGGTACACCCGTGATCAGTGGTAACGTATCCCTTTATAATGAATCGTTTGGAGGGCAAGCGATCTACCCTACACCAGTCGTAGGGATGGTCGGGTTAATTGAACAAACGGAACACATTACTCGCTCTAGTATGAAGCAGCCAGGTGATTTAATCTATATTATTGGCGAAACGAAGCCGGAGTTTGGCGGCAGTGAACTTCAGGGCATGATGGAAGGCCGTCATTTTGGCAGAGCACCTGAGATCGATCTGCAAGTAGAGGTAGCCCGCCAAGAAAGCTTGCTACAAGCCATTCAGAAAGGAGTCGTTCAATCAGCTCATGACGTTTCTGAAGGCGGTCTTGCTGTTGCCCTTGCGGAAAGTCTATTTAATAAAGAGTTTGGCTGTGATGTTACAGTTACCGGTGACGAAACAACTGCTCTATTCTCCGAAACACAATCTCGCTTTCTAGTTTCAGTGACTAAAGAAAATCAACAGACATTCGAATCGCTTATGGACGATGCTAGTTTGTTAGGAAAAGTAACGGGAGATGGGGTGTACCGTCTCAAATCAAATGGTGAAGTCGTTGTTGAAGAGCAAACAGGGAAGTTGAAACAAATTTGGAAAGGAGCTATTCCATGCTTGGTGAAATCAAAGGCTTAAACGAAGAATGTGGCATTTTCGGCGTCTGGGGTCATCCGGAATCTACACAACTGACTTATTACGGTCTTCATGCCCTACAGCATCGCGGGCAGGAAGGTGCAGGCATCGTCACGTCAGATGGAGATCATATGAAGGTAGCTAAAGGACACGGCTTGATCAACGATGTATTTTCACAAGACAGCTTGAAAGAGCTTGAGGGACATGCATCAATCGGCCATGTTCGGTACGCAACAGCTGGAGATGGAAGCTATGAGAATATTCAACCACTGATGTTCCGTTCACAAACCAGCGGTCTTGCTCTCGCCCATAATGGCAACCTCGTGAACGCCCAGGCATTGAAAGGCCAGCTTGAAGCTCAAGGTTCCATTTTGCAAACGACATCAGATACCGAGGTCGTCGCTCATTTAATTAAGCGGGCAGGAAATGTTCCGATTGATGAAGCGATCTGTCAGGCACTATCGATGATTAAAGGGGCCTATGCTTTCTTAATCATGACGGAGGATCAGCTGTTTGTTGCGAATGACCCGCGTGGTCTGCGGCCGTTATCGATTGGCTATCTTGGTGATTCCTGGGTCGTTTCTTCTGAGACATGTGCGTTTGATATCGTTGGCGCAACGTATGAGCGTGAAGTGAAGCCAGGAGAATTAATTGTTATTGATAAGAATGGTTTGGAGTCAAAACGGTTTGCAGCGCCAATTCAGCGTACGCTTTGCTCGATGGAACATGTGTATTTTTCCCGACCTGACAGTAACCTTGACGGGAAAAATGTGCACGCGTCAAGAAAAAGGATGGGGAAGGCGCTTGCTGGTGAAGCACCGATTGAAGCAGACGTGGTGACAGGAGTGCCGGATTCAAGTATATCGGCAGCTATTGGTTATGCGGAAGCGGCTGGACTTCCTTATGAACTCGGCTTAATCAAAAATCGCTATGTAGGCCGGACATTCATCCAGCCATCACAAGAGCTTCGCGAGCAAGGCGTGAAGATGAAGCTATCGGCCGTCCGAGGTATCGTTGAAGGCAAGCGTGTCGTAATGGTCGATGATTCGATTGTACGCGGGACAACGTGCAGGCGGATTGTAAA comes from the Halobacillus shinanisalinarum genome and includes:
- a CDS encoding NCS2 family permease yields the protein MKKYFKFKEAGTNYRTEFLAGMTTFLAMAYILFVNPSTLALVGVEELPEGVTRMDQGAVFTATAIAGAVGTLIMGVLAKYPIALAPGIGLSAFFAYTVVLTYGIPWETALAGVLASGLIFIVLTVTGLREMIINAIPANLKLAVGAGIGLFIAFIGFQNAGIVENSDATLVTLGDLTEPTTLLAIFGIIVSIIFLSLDVKGGIFYGMILTVIAGMVTGLITPPSSLGEVVGPAPSLAPTFGAAFTHFGDIFTVQMLVVILTFLFVDFFDTAGTLVAVATQGGLMKDNKLPRAGRALFSDSAATVVGSVVGTSTTTSYIESTAGVGAGGRTGFASVVTAGFFLLALFFSPLLTVFTQEVTAPALIIVGVLMASTLKNIDWDEFEIAVPAFFTIAAMPLTYSIATGIAIGFIFYPITMLLKGRKKDVHPIMYLLFVIFILYFMFLA
- a CDS encoding Hsp20/alpha crystallin family protein, producing MNQFNDWKNNIDQFFGKDFFGDFEGFMKPSIPQINLYQYDNELLCMVNVPGMSHPRNVDVVVEHATLILTGKIEINHRGGHQLKSEIATGTFERSIELPFPVRSDKIDATYKHGLLIIQLHRFISDSTKHKPIRIRHLEDE
- a CDS encoding DUF2179 domain-containing protein, with translation MLDNTLVMVTIILVVNIVYVSFFTLRMIFTLKGQRYFAAFISMFEIVVYIVGLGLVLDNLDQIENVIAYAVGYGMGVVVGMKIEEKLALGYTTVNVISSDPDIEFTKMLRDKGYGVTSWYAYGMEGDRLAMQILTPRKYELKLYETIKTIDPKAFIIAYEPKQIHGGFWVKQVKKGRLRNGQEKQQEAL
- a CDS encoding NETI motif-containing protein, with amino-acid sequence MAKKNSKKRFEVRENETIDQCLERMESEGYTPIRRAEEPVFREVVQNGEKTVEPVGKVVVFHGVKQ
- the purE gene encoding 5-(carboxyamino)imidazole ribonucleotide mutase; this encodes MVKVGVIMGSISDWSTMQEACKILDDLRLDYETEIISAHRTPEDMFTYAEEARGKGIKVIIAGAGGAAHLPGMVAAKTTLPVIGVPVQSKALDGLDSLLSIVQMPGGVPVATVAIGSAGAKNAGILAAEMVGAFNDEIAVRLTEYRGQMKEKVTDMRRELREQ
- the purK gene encoding 5-(carboxyamino)imidazole ribonucleotide synthase codes for the protein MSNNVVRPGGTIGILGGGQLGRMMAVAAKHMGYRIAVLDPTEDCPCAQVADNHIVADYDDPKAAERLSELSDVITYEFENVDLEVARLFEQAEKLPQGAYSLEVTQNRAEEKQIAVEAGLPVAKYEIVQTFDQFKKAMETIGFPAVIKTVSGGYDGKGQLPVGKEEDFDEVETFIKDGGTYIVEQWITFDLEISQIFTRSQDGDIVYFPVAENLHKNHILHETRVPAAVSDKVTKKAQDAVKALAEKVNIVGTFAVEMFVQGKDVYINEMAPRPHNSGHYTIEACSVSQFEQHVRAICGLPLLPIHSFPAAVMINVLGKHQDILHSRLENYSGFHLHDYGKSEARTNRKMGHITFIGNSLKEIDKQIKYNQIHMW
- the purB gene encoding adenylosuccinate lyase, with translation MIERYTRPEMGSIWTEENRYQAWLEVELLACEAWSELGVIPKEDVAKLREKASFDIERIHDIEAETRHDVVAFTRAVSETVGEERKWVHYGLTSTDVVDTALSYQLKQANEIIRKDLVAFIDILADKAVEHKHTVMMGRTHGVHAEPTTFGLKLALYHEEMKRNLERLDLAIKHIEVGKLSGAVGTYANIDPFVEEYVCDKLGLAAAPVSTQTLQRDRHAHYVSTLALIAASIEKIAVEIRGLQKTETREVEEFFAKGQKGSSAMPHKRNPIGSENMTGMARVLRGEMLTAFENVPLWHERDISHSSAERVILPDATIAINYMLNRFGNIVKNLTVFPDRMQENMEKTYGLIFSQRVLLTLIDEGMVREEAYDLVQPKAMEAWERGVPFRDLIEADDKVTSTLSEQQINACFDYKHHLKNVDRIFDRIGL
- the purC gene encoding phosphoribosylaminoimidazolesuccinocarboxamide synthase, whose protein sequence is MKGSLLYEGKAKRVYHVEGQPEQLILSYKNDATAFNGKKKDQFEGKGRLNNLITSKIFDYLKQRNIPSHFIEELNDTEQLVAKTTIIPLEVVVRNIAAGSITRRLGIQEKERFNPPLIELFYKKDELDDPIINDQHAYHLTDVNKAELDSIKDKALEVNALLANLFKQTGLDLVDFKLEFGRLADGTIVLADEISPDTCRLWDDKTGEKMDKDVFRENLGDLISVYKIILQRLEEHTCAK
- the purS gene encoding phosphoribosylformylglycinamidine synthase subunit PurS, which translates into the protein MRKVKIYITLKEGVLDPQGKAVQHSLHSLEYTNVGDVRIGKYMEVMIEDHGDIEQQVEKMCDQLLANPVIENYSYTIEEVV
- the purQ gene encoding phosphoribosylformylglycinamidine synthase subunit PurQ, with the protein product MKFAVVVFPGSNCDRDMAFAITEALGEEADLVWYQEADLSSYDGILLPGGFSYGDYLRSGAIASTSGVIEQIRQAAEKGKPILGVCNGFQVLLEMGLLPGAMLPNQNLKFMCHHETLRVENNQTLFTDFYKEKEEIQIPIAHGDGNYYCDESTYQTLKANKQIAFTYQTNPNGSIADIAGIINEQGNVLGMMPHPERAVDALLGSKDGLRLFQSILTHWRNNHAINA
- the purL gene encoding phosphoribosylformylglycinamidine synthase subunit PurL; protein product: MPSMLEISPEQIEQQQLYREMGLSDQEFRAITSILGRRPNYTETGLFSVMWSEHCSYKNSKPLLKKFPTKGRHVLQGPGEGAGIIDIGDDQAVVFKVESHNHPSAVEPYQGAATGVGGILRDVFSMGARPIALLNSLRFGSLKQPRVKYLFEEVVRGIAGYGNCVGVPTVGGEVQFDNAYNGNPLVNAMCVGLIDHKDIQKGIAAGIGNTVMYVGAKTGRDGIHGATFASEELSEASEEKRPSVQVGDPFMEKLLIEACLEVIHHDALVGIQDMGAAGLTSSASEMASKAGTGMLMNMDLIPQREENMTAYEMMLSESQERMLLVVEKGREDEIADVFRKYDLEAVSVGEVTDDKRFRLEHYGETVADVPVDSLAEDAPVYHQPSAVPAYYKEYQEMDSYLPTVTNYGETLADLLQQPTIASKEWVYDQYDYMVQTNTVVSPGSDAAVVRVRGTDKALAMTTDCNSRYIYLDPEVGGKIAVAEAARNIVCSGGRPLGLTDGLNFGSPENPEIFWQMEKSVEGMSRACTVLGTPVISGNVSLYNESFGGQAIYPTPVVGMVGLIEQTEHITRSSMKQPGDLIYIIGETKPEFGGSELQGMMEGRHFGRAPEIDLQVEVARQESLLQAIQKGVVQSAHDVSEGGLAVALAESLFNKEFGCDVTVTGDETTALFSETQSRFLVSVTKENQQTFESLMDDASLLGKVTGDGVYRLKSNGEVVVEEQTGKLKQIWKGAIPCLVKSKA